The Proteiniborus ethanoligenes genome segment CAATATTTTACCCTAAACTAGACAATTCTCTTATTCTATTTTTGTTAAATAAAGAATTGTCTAAGTTCTGGATAAAGCAGTTACTTGCTTCATATGGCTTTAACCATATGAAATTATATATACAAGGGTTTATTAATAAGTAGCATTTATACTGGATTGGCTTATGATAGGTATAATAGAGCTAAACATATATATTGTCAGCATGTCTGATAAGTTTATAAGTAATTTCTGCAAAAAAGTATATTTACCTTTATAAAACTTTTATAAAGTTATTACCAAAATAATTTGGATATTTCATGATTCCTACAAAATGTTGTGGATAATTCTTTTGAACACTTATTTTTATTGTTACTTATACACAATTATTTGGCTGTAATTGTTAATAAACACATCTATTATTGTTGTATATAAACAATTGTATAAATTGTACAAAAATAGACTTGGATTACTTTTCTCCAAGTCCATTTTTCATAAATTCAATTAGATAATACGCAGCTGGTTCATAATCCTCTATATTTTCAATACGAACAATATCCTGCAAATGAGTAAACAAATAAGTTATTATATGCTTGACAAAACTTTTAGGAATATCTTTTCGTAACTCTCCTTTTGAATAAGCATTTTCTATTAAAGACTCAAAGTAATTATTATTTTTAAAGGAAAATCTCTCCAGCATCTTTCTATTTATTTCGCTATCTCGCTCCTTCATAAAAGTTTCAGAAAATCTGCTAATATTTGGGCTTTGACTAGCAAATTTTAAACCTGCTTCTGTCATAATTTTAAGTAAATCAAATATGCTTTTGTTAAAATCCTCAGGCTTTATATTATTAGTAAAAAAACTCTTCTTTTCTTCAATAAACATGCTTATTAAATAGAAATACAAATCTTCTTTATTTTTAAAATGATAATAAAAGGTTCCTTTGCTTATGCCTGCTTCTTTTAAAATATTATTTAGGGATGCATTCTCATATCCTCGTTCCCCAAATTCATTTACAGCTGCTTCTATTAGTTCTTCCTTTTTTTCAAAAACTTTTTCTTTTTTTTCATCCATTCTTGTCACTCCAATTAATCTGTTGTGTATACTATAAAGATTTATATTTTAGTTTTCTCTAAAAATATTTTATATGCTGCAATATTTAATATAATAACATAAGCTAATCCAATAAAGTAGTACCAATAGTATGATAATAACAATATCCCTTCACCACGAATTAAACTGCTTATAGCTTTTGCAGGCCAGAATCCTGGTGCAAAAGAGAAGAATAGCTCTTTTTTATCTATAAAAAATAATGCTACAATAGGAAATACAAGTATTATTCCTGCTCCCTTCATAACAGCAAAGCCCTCTATTTTATTTCCAGACACAGCATTAATAAACAATCCTGTAGCAGGTGCAGATAATGAAACTAAAAATGAAATAGCAACCATACTGCTAAAGGATAAATCTCCTACATTAGAAAACCACATAATATATATACAAGCAACAAAAGAAAGAACAAATGATACTATAAGCCTAAATGATAAAAATTGATGTACGCTAAGAGGTGTTACCCTTATGGAAGTTAATATGTTATCATCTCTATCGTCCAGTATAGAAAACGCTATTAGGGCTCCATATATATATGGAGTCATCAATGTGAGGATGACTAATATTAGATCTGAAAATCGCTCTATACTAAAGCCACTGGAATCTGCAATAGACGGTAAAACATATCTTCCAATTATCCCAAAAAGTATAGGGTATAGGGCCATAAAATTCATCATAGGATCTCGTTTCCACTTTTTTATTTCACTAGATAAAAAGCTACTATACATATTAAACCCCGCTTTCTTTTATAGCAAATTCATTAAATTTCTTAGAAACTACAAGGTATAAAAGAGCTGAAGCTACTATCATGTATCCTAGGGAAAAATATATCTCCCAGGATTCTATCCCGCTAGATGAAGCATTCAGCAGTATCATAGATGCTTTTGTTGGCATTATATATAATATCTTGCTGAGTATGTCAATCTTAATAATTCCTATCTCTTCTAATAGTACCGGTATCATCACCACAAAGGCATATTTCATCATACCCATTAATAAGGAATTAAAGTCTTTTGAATAGTAGGTAAGTATGAAGCCTATTAGGGAATGAAAAAATGAAATCAACACTATTGCTCCTAAAAGTCCTAAGAAGTTAATATCTATTTCTTTAAATATTTTAACGTAAGCATACATAATTATTAGAGATATAATGCTAGATAATATATTGGCAAAGGTCTTAGAAAGGATATATTCTCCCTTAGTAATAGGAGATACGAGAAGTGTTTTAGTAACCCCCTCCTGTTTTTCAAAAAACATTGTAGCTCCTATTAAAAGCATAGGCATTGAAGTAGCATCTATAAAGAGCAACAAGGGGAACATAGAGCCAATACTTGGTGGGTCTATAAAATACAGCATGCCAACCCAGAGTATGGCTACAAACAAGCTAGCCCCCAGAATATTGTATTTCTTCATTCTTTGAATCTCACCTATAACAAGCACTGCAAAGTTATTCATGAAACTTCACCCCAGTCACTTTAATGAATATATCATCTAAAGTAGTTTCCTTACTGTGTATTGTAACTATTTCCTTTTCCTTTATAAGGTTTAGGAAAGCTTCGTTTGATCCTAATTTCTCCATATCAAAGGATTGTTTGTTTACAATACCTTCCTCTCTATATTCTACATCTACCTTTCTCTCTCCATACTTCAGTTTTAAATTTTTTGGAGTGTCTGTTTCTGCAATTTTACCATCTGCCATAAATGCTATTCTATTACATAATTCATCTGCATCATTCATTAAGTGAGTAGTAAGTAAAACTGTACCACCATTTTCTTGGAACTCTTTTATCATATCTTTGACGATTCTAGCATTTTTAGGGTCAAGCCCATTAGTAGGCTCATCTAAGAAAAGAATTTTAGGATTATTTAGTAGTGCCCTTACAAAATTTAATCTAGCCTTCATTCCCTTTGAGTACTCACCAATTTTTTTGTCTTTATCTTCATAAAGTCCTACTCTTTTTAAAAGCTGATCTGTATCTGCATTAGATTTATATAGCTTTTTAAAAAAGCTTAGGTTTTCTTCTGCTGTTAATTTTGAAAAATGCACTGGCATTTCAAAGCCTACACCTATTTCTTCATAAAAATCCTTACCATAGGATTTTAAATCTTTACTTTTGTAGGTTACTTCGCCTTTGTACTTGTCTAAAAGCTTAATTAGTATCTTTTGAGTTGTACTCTTACCAACTCCACTAGGTCCTAGAAGCCCAAATATTTCTCCATCCCTTATCTCAAAAGATATTCCTTTAATAGTATTTTCCTTGTTTTTAGGATACCTAAAGGTTAAATCCTCTACTTTAAACAACCCTTTCACCCCTTTTAATTTTTTACTGTTACTCTTTTCAAAACTTAACATTACGTCGTTTTAGACTTGCCGGTCTAGACCGCATGGTCTATAGTTTAATATTACTCCTATTTTTATATGCTGTCAATATTTAATTAGGAAATATATAGATACTCTATTCATAATTTATATAAATAATTTGAAAAAGAATTTTTCTCTTATTTATAAAACAAATAAACTAGTCTATGTTTTGCTAGACTAGTTTATTTTTATGAATCTTAATATAATTTTTGACCTATAAATATCTAATTACTTCTTCATCTAAAATCTTCTTCCTCTTCTCCCAATCTGGCATTAATGAAGTTAAAAAGGTATAGAATTTTTCATCATGATTTTTATATTTGAAGTGAATAAGCTCATGAAGAACTACATAATCTATACAATATTTCGGAGCCTTAATTAATTCTAAGTTTAAAAGTATAATCCCACTTTCTCTGTGACAAGACCCCCATCTGGCTTTCATTTCTCTGATGTGAATCTTTGGTTCAGGAATACCATACTTTTCGACTATCGCATACATTTTATTTAAGGATTCATTAAAATTAATATAGGCTTTTTCATGTGTCCAATTGTTAAATAGTCTTTCTTTCTTCTTGAAATCATCTGTATCTCTTACATAAATATAAATAAACCCTCTAAAATATTTAACTTCTTCTATCTCTGATTTTTCTACCTTTAGCCTATATTGTCTACCAAGATACTTGAACGATTCACCGTTTATATATTCTCTTTCCCTTTTTATCTCCCGTTGAGATTCTTTAAAATAAACAATATTTTTTAATATCCATGAGCCTTTATCTTTAACAAAATCCTTAATAAAATCTAAAGGCACATTATGATTTGCGGAAACTGCAATACTCATATCTGGCCTAATATTTAAATTAATATTTTTTACATTTTTTCTTTCTAATTCAAACGTTATTTCATTTCCTCCATAGTTCACTGTATGTTTCATCATCTGATCACCCATCAATATCGTTTTAATGCTACAGCTTTTATTCTTTCTATTATCATGTCAATTTGTTCAAAATCTAATTCTATATTATTATCTTTAGAAAAATCAAATAGCAAGTCATCAATCTCTTGTTCTATTTTTTTATGAACATCTGTATTGTCATGCCAATCTACTTTGCTATATCTAGCTATAATACCTTCCATATAGATAGAAAGTTCAGCTATTAATTCTTCATCAATAGTGCCTTTAGAGCTTCCTGCATTATAAACCTCATTAGTCTCCTTTATTACTTCCAAAGCAACACCATAAAAAGCTTTGGCATTAGGCTTGTTTTTAATATTATCAGGATAATCCATACCAGAGTAACCTCTTTGAAAATCCTTCTTAATGTCATTCAATCTATTAAAAAAGTCACTTTCACTAATTCTTTTGTCCTTATATGCTTGTAATACTTCTTCAATCATTTCGGAAAACTTCTTATAATACGCAGGATTTTCATCCCATTTCATGTTTATACTTCTTGCCATCCTAGTCCTTATAGCATCGGCCTTTGCCCTAGGTGAGCCTAATCTTTCAAGTTCCTTTTCAAATCCCTTTTCATCAAGAATATCAACAGGATTGGTAATCCTAATAACTTCTTCTGCTGCAATATAATTATCCATTAGCTTTTGCATTTTAGCTTCATACTCTTTGTGGTCTATTGTATCTGAATATCTTAGTTTAACACTTTTTCTTAACTCTTGATAAAACTTAAAGTCTTTCTTATACTTATTTATTTCTTCTTGACTTAAAGAATTATAAACCCTTTCAGATTCTAATGCTATGCTTAAATTTCTACCAAAGTTACTAAGGACGCCATAGAAGTTCTCTCTTAACTCCTCATTCCCTAATAGTATTTCATACTCTTCTATGTCTTTTTTATTTTTTACTGGTATAAATATATTTACTAGCTCAGTATAATACTGCCTTAGTGATCCTATAATACTAATTACATCATATAAAGCTCCTTTTAAATCCTTAGGGTCAAAATTTTCAAGTCCTGCTCCCGAATACATTTCCATAGCTTCATCTAATTTATCTAAAAGTCCCCTATAATCAATAATGAGACCATAATCTTTTCCTTCATAAAGCCTATTGACCCTTGCTATGGCTTGTAAAAGCGTGTGTTCCTTCATAGGTTTATCTACATACATGACAGTAGCTCTAGGAGCATCAAATCCTGTCAACAACTTATCTACTACTATAAGAAGATCTAAGTCATCACCATTTACAAAATCATCCTTTATGCTCTCTTCATAATTTTCTTCACTCCCATACCTTTCCATCATCCTATCCCAGAATCTTTTTACCCTATTCTTAGACTCTTCGTCTACTGCATCATGCCCCTCTCTTTGGTCAGGAGGAGATATTACAACAGCTGAATCTAAATCTCCAAGGTCTTCAAAAGCTTCTAAATATCTTATGGATTCAATCTTACTATTTGTGGCTAACATAGCCTTGAACTGGGAACCTTGAGTCTTATAATTTCTCATAAAATGTTCATTAATATCAAAGGCTATCATTTTGATACGTTGATCAGAAGATGCAATCTTTTCAAATTGACTCCATTTTTTCATAACTTCTTCTTTTTGCTTGTGATTCAGGTTTCTTGTTATTATCTCTAATCTATTATCTATAGCTTTTCTGTTAACTGTTTGGTCTACCATTTTCCCCTCATATAAGAGAGGTACTATGGTTTTGTCTTTAACCCCATCTGCTATGGTATAGGTATGAATGAGCTCACCAAATTTAATCATAGTATTTTTTCGTTCATCCTTCATTAAGGGGGTACCTGTAAACCCTAAATAACAAGCGTTAGGAAATAC includes the following:
- a CDS encoding TetR/AcrR family transcriptional regulator; the protein is MDEKKEKVFEKKEELIEAAVNEFGERGYENASLNNILKEAGISKGTFYYHFKNKEDLYFYLISMFIEEKKSFFTNNIKPEDFNKSIFDLLKIMTEAGLKFASQSPNISRFSETFMKERDSEINRKMLERFSFKNNNYFESLIENAYSKGELRKDIPKSFVKHIITYLFTHLQDIVRIENIEDYEPAAYYLIEFMKNGLGEK
- a CDS encoding ABC transporter permease, whose amino-acid sequence is MYSSFLSSEIKKWKRDPMMNFMALYPILFGIIGRYVLPSIADSSGFSIERFSDLILVILTLMTPYIYGALIAFSILDDRDDNILTSIRVTPLSVHQFLSFRLIVSFVLSFVACIYIMWFSNVGDLSFSSMVAISFLVSLSAPATGLFINAVSGNKIEGFAVMKGAGIILVFPIVALFFIDKKELFFSFAPGFWPAKAISSLIRGEGILLLSYYWYYFIGLAYVIILNIAAYKIFLEKTKI
- a CDS encoding ABC transporter permease, with the protein product MNNFAVLVIGEIQRMKKYNILGASLFVAILWVGMLYFIDPPSIGSMFPLLLFIDATSMPMLLIGATMFFEKQEGVTKTLLVSPITKGEYILSKTFANILSSIISLIIMYAYVKIFKEIDINFLGLLGAIVLISFFHSLIGFILTYYSKDFNSLLMGMMKYAFVVMIPVLLEEIGIIKIDILSKILYIMPTKASMILLNASSSGIESWEIYFSLGYMIVASALLYLVVSKKFNEFAIKESGV
- a CDS encoding ABC transporter ATP-binding protein, encoding MFKVEDLTFRYPKNKENTIKGISFEIRDGEIFGLLGPSGVGKSTTQKILIKLLDKYKGEVTYKSKDLKSYGKDFYEEIGVGFEMPVHFSKLTAEENLSFFKKLYKSNADTDQLLKRVGLYEDKDKKIGEYSKGMKARLNFVRALLNNPKILFLDEPTNGLDPKNARIVKDMIKEFQENGGTVLLTTHLMNDADELCNRIAFMADGKIAETDTPKNLKLKYGERKVDVEYREEGIVNKQSFDMEKLGSNEAFLNLIKEKEIVTIHSKETTLDDIFIKVTGVKFHE
- a CDS encoding M48 family metallopeptidase, producing MKHTVNYGGNEITFELERKNVKNINLNIRPDMSIAVSANHNVPLDFIKDFVKDKGSWILKNIVYFKESQREIKREREYINGESFKYLGRQYRLKVEKSEIEEVKYFRGFIYIYVRDTDDFKKKERLFNNWTHEKAYINFNESLNKMYAIVEKYGIPEPKIHIREMKARWGSCHRESGIILLNLELIKAPKYCIDYVVLHELIHFKYKNHDEKFYTFLTSLMPDWEKRKKILDEEVIRYL
- a CDS encoding type I restriction endonuclease subunit R is translated as MTRAELYNEENISQKPAIEVLKNLGYKYITSEEVEDSRGNLYNVLLKDILKEKLIELNEYEYKNQIYKFSEKNIEQAIKDLDEPLIDGLVRTNEKIYDYLMLGRSYEESLADGSRKSFSMKYIDWENIHDNVFHVVEEFTVEKEDGEGNIRPDIVLFVNGIPFAVIECKRASINIEQGISQMLRNQGKDFIPQLFKYSQILIATNKNETEYGTCYTPRKFWSIWKEENEEWLQEKISKIVFGRLPTNQDKNIISLFHPARLLELTKYFVLFDKNIKKIARYQQFFAVKEIIKAIDEEAPNGNRKSGVIWHTQGSGKSLTMVMLAKYILTELNECDPRVIIVTDRVNLDKQIHQTFNHTRLKASRATTGKHLVNLINDNSSDIITTLIHKFDTASSRQKPIFSKDIFVLVDESHRTNYGELHIKMKQVFPNACYLGFTGTPLMKDERKNTMIKFGELIHTYTIADGVKDKTIVPLLYEGKMVDQTVNRKAIDNRLEIITRNLNHKQKEEVMKKWSQFEKIASSDQRIKMIAFDINEHFMRNYKTQGSQFKAMLATNSKIESIRYLEAFEDLGDLDSAVVISPPDQREGHDAVDEESKNRVKRFWDRMMERYGSEENYEESIKDDFVNGDDLDLLIVVDKLLTGFDAPRATVMYVDKPMKEHTLLQAIARVNRLYEGKDYGLIIDYRGLLDKLDEAMEMYSGAGLENFDPKDLKGALYDVISIIGSLRQYYTELVNIFIPVKNKKDIEEYEILLGNEELRENFYGVLSNFGRNLSIALESERVYNSLSQEEINKYKKDFKFYQELRKSVKLRYSDTIDHKEYEAKMQKLMDNYIAAEEVIRITNPVDILDEKGFEKELERLGSPRAKADAIRTRMARSINMKWDENPAYYKKFSEMIEEVLQAYKDKRISESDFFNRLNDIKKDFQRGYSGMDYPDNIKNKPNAKAFYGVALEVIKETNEVYNAGSSKGTIDEELIAELSIYMEGIIARYSKVDWHDNTDVHKKIEQEIDDLLFDFSKDNNIELDFEQIDMIIERIKAVALKRY